One region of Priestia megaterium genomic DNA includes:
- the brnQ gene encoding branched-chain amino acid transport system II carrier protein, which yields MKTKALTNKEILAIGLMLFALFFGAGNMIFPPLLGQQAGTHTWSSIIGFLITGVGLPLMGIIAVSKSNGNFTEVAKKVHPIFGISFTILLYLAIGPFFGIPRTDTVAFEIGVTPFLSENAVASKIPLMVYTVIFFGLTLYLSLNPTKIVDRIGKILTPLLLAVLALLAIKSLMTPMGSFQEPHAKYIASPFTGGFIDGYLTMDTIAALVFGIVVINSIKEKGVTDERTLASVCIKAGLIAAAGLAIVYLSLAYVGASSVEAIGMKENGGAILTAVATTLFGSFGTIILGLAITFACLTTAIGLTSACARFFTQLVPSMSYKTFVVILMLFSAVISNVGLTQLISISIPILTFVYPIAITLIALSLIERAISFGREVYVTAVIISSILSIFDGLKAAGIILTSIDNFFKNYLPLYSQGLGWLIPTVAAAFIGYIISIARGTHHTDSIQRKAS from the coding sequence ATGAAAACCAAAGCACTCACTAACAAAGAAATACTTGCCATCGGTCTTATGCTGTTTGCTCTCTTTTTCGGAGCGGGAAATATGATTTTCCCTCCTTTGCTCGGACAGCAAGCCGGAACACACACTTGGAGTTCCATTATCGGTTTTCTCATTACAGGTGTAGGACTTCCGCTTATGGGGATAATCGCTGTTTCTAAAAGTAATGGAAACTTTACCGAAGTAGCTAAAAAAGTTCACCCTATTTTCGGGATTTCTTTTACTATATTGCTTTACTTAGCAATTGGCCCTTTTTTTGGTATACCCAGAACGGATACGGTAGCGTTTGAAATCGGTGTGACCCCATTTTTATCAGAAAATGCGGTTGCAAGCAAGATTCCTTTAATGGTCTATACGGTTATTTTCTTTGGCCTAACACTTTATTTATCATTGAATCCAACTAAAATTGTTGATCGCATAGGAAAAATTCTAACTCCTTTACTGCTCGCAGTATTAGCTCTTTTAGCTATCAAAAGTTTAATGACACCTATGGGTTCTTTTCAAGAACCTCACGCCAAATATATAGCCTCTCCATTTACGGGCGGCTTTATTGATGGATATTTGACAATGGATACAATTGCAGCTCTCGTATTTGGCATCGTTGTTATCAACAGTATTAAGGAAAAAGGCGTAACGGACGAACGAACACTTGCTTCGGTATGTATCAAAGCCGGGTTGATTGCTGCTGCTGGGTTAGCTATCGTTTATCTTTCTCTCGCGTATGTCGGCGCTTCAAGCGTAGAAGCAATTGGTATGAAAGAAAATGGAGGAGCTATTTTAACAGCTGTAGCTACAACATTATTCGGTTCGTTTGGCACCATTATTTTAGGACTCGCTATTACATTTGCTTGTCTAACGACAGCCATCGGATTAACTTCTGCTTGCGCACGATTTTTCACGCAGCTGGTGCCAAGCATGTCATATAAAACATTTGTCGTCATTTTAATGCTGTTTAGTGCTGTTATTTCAAATGTAGGGCTTACTCAATTAATTTCTATTTCCATACCTATTTTGACCTTTGTATACCCTATTGCCATTACGCTAATTGCTTTATCATTAATTGAAAGAGCCATTTCGTTTGGTCGAGAAGTATATGTGACAGCCGTAATCATTAGCTCGATTCTGAGCATTTTTGACGGGTTAAAAGCAGCAGGAATTATCCTAACAAGCATAGACAATTTTTTCAAAAACTATTTGCCGCTTTATAGCCAAGGCCTTGGCTGGCTTATTCCAACAGTTGCTGCTGCCTTCATAGGCTATATTATTAGTATTGCAAGAGGTACACATCACACAGATAGTATACAAAGAAAAGCGTCATAA
- the thiI gene encoding tRNA uracil 4-sulfurtransferase ThiI produces the protein MIYNHILIRYGEISTKGQNRKKFVAQLRKNIVTALSAFQNIHVKYTRDRMYIHLNGENHEPIIERLQQIFGIQSFSLALKVENELEAIQEAALEAMKEFDIEGKTFKVSTRRAYKQFPLDTNELNYAVGSHILRNTEHLQVNVKEPSVNVRVEVRSEATYITCFDYRGAGGLPVGTSGKAMLMLSGGIDSPVAGYLAMKRGLEIEAVHFYSPPFTSERSKQKVIDLTQKLTAYHEKVKLHIVPFTAVQQAIQKQIPENYTMTSTRRMMLRITDLIREKNESLAIVTGDSLGQVASQTVESMYAINEVTNTPILRPLVTMDKTEIVEIARKIDTHEISNRPYEDCCTIFTPSSPKTKPKREKINRYEQFYDFETLIQEAVNNVETLEMTASSATNTADSVEDLF, from the coding sequence ATGATATATAACCATATTTTAATTCGATACGGAGAAATCTCCACTAAAGGACAAAATAGAAAAAAATTTGTTGCGCAGCTAAGAAAAAATATTGTAACGGCTCTTAGTGCATTCCAAAACATTCACGTAAAATACACAAGAGACCGCATGTATATTCACTTAAATGGTGAAAATCACGAGCCTATCATTGAACGTCTTCAGCAAATCTTTGGTATTCAAAGTTTTAGTTTAGCATTAAAAGTTGAAAATGAACTTGAAGCCATTCAAGAAGCAGCGCTAGAAGCAATGAAAGAATTTGATATAGAAGGAAAAACGTTCAAAGTATCTACTCGAAGAGCGTACAAACAATTTCCTCTTGATACAAACGAATTAAATTATGCAGTAGGAAGTCATATTCTACGAAATACAGAGCATCTACAGGTAAACGTAAAAGAGCCAAGCGTAAATGTACGAGTAGAAGTGAGAAGTGAAGCAACGTATATTACATGTTTTGATTATCGCGGAGCAGGGGGTCTTCCAGTTGGTACGAGTGGAAAAGCGATGCTCATGCTTTCTGGAGGAATCGACAGCCCGGTTGCAGGATACTTAGCTATGAAGCGCGGTTTAGAAATAGAAGCGGTTCATTTTTATAGTCCGCCTTTTACAAGTGAACGTTCTAAGCAAAAAGTAATTGATTTAACGCAAAAATTAACGGCTTATCACGAAAAAGTAAAGCTTCACATTGTACCGTTTACAGCTGTACAGCAAGCGATTCAAAAGCAAATTCCAGAGAATTATACCATGACCTCTACACGCCGTATGATGCTTCGAATTACGGACCTTATTCGTGAAAAAAATGAATCGTTAGCTATCGTAACTGGCGACAGCTTAGGGCAAGTAGCTAGTCAAACGGTTGAGAGCATGTATGCGATTAATGAAGTGACGAATACGCCAATTTTGCGTCCGCTTGTGACAATGGATAAAACGGAGATTGTGGAAATTGCCCGTAAAATTGACACACATGAAATTTCGAATCGTCCGTATGAAGACTGCTGTACAATTTTTACGCCAAGCTCACCAAAAACTAAGCCAAAGCGTGAAAAAATAAATCGATACGAACAATTTTATGATTTTGAAACATTAATTCAAGAAGCGGTAAATAATGTAGAAACGCTTGAGATGACAGCTTCTTCGGCTACAAATACCGCAGACAGCGTAGAAGATTTGTTTTAA
- a CDS encoding alpha/beta-type small acid-soluble spore protein, giving the protein MANTNKLVAPGSAAAIDQMKYEIASEFGVNLGPEATARANGSVGGEITKRLVQMAEQQLGGK; this is encoded by the coding sequence ATGGCAAACACAAACAAATTAGTAGCTCCTGGTTCAGCAGCTGCTATCGACCAAATGAAATACGAAATCGCTTCTGAATTCGGTGTAAATCTTGGACCAGAAGCAACAGCTCGCGCTAACGGATCTGTTGGTGGAGAAATCACTAAACGCTTAGTTCAAATGGCTGAGCAACAACTTGGTGGTAAATAA
- the hisJ gene encoding histidinol-phosphatase HisJ, with the protein MKVDKHIHTPFCPHGSPDSLQQYVEQAISLNFGEISFTEHAPLPKSFSDPTPDRDSGMDPDKLDRYIQNVQQVKKEFERDIRINVGLEVDFIEGFEQETTDFLNEYGPCLDDSILSVHFLKHEEGYDCLDFSADVFAHIVQKFGSVSKVYDKYYNTVLRSVQANLGVYKPKRIGHMTLIHKFQAQFPYEDTLSPIILSILDEIKMKDLALDYNGAGLFKPLCKEAYPAPFVVKAAQQKKIPLVYGSDAHCAKDLGQGYRELHLR; encoded by the coding sequence ATGAAAGTTGACAAACATATTCATACTCCATTTTGCCCACACGGTTCACCTGATTCATTGCAACAATATGTTGAACAGGCGATTTCCCTGAACTTTGGCGAGATTTCGTTTACAGAGCATGCTCCATTACCAAAAAGCTTCAGTGATCCGACGCCTGATCGCGACAGCGGAATGGATCCTGACAAACTTGATCGCTACATTCAAAACGTACAGCAAGTTAAAAAAGAATTTGAGCGCGATATTCGTATCAATGTCGGATTGGAAGTTGACTTTATTGAAGGATTTGAACAAGAAACAACAGATTTCTTAAACGAGTATGGTCCTTGTCTCGATGACAGCATCCTTTCTGTCCATTTCTTAAAACATGAAGAAGGATATGACTGCCTAGATTTTAGCGCTGACGTATTTGCACATATTGTACAGAAGTTTGGCAGCGTAAGCAAAGTATATGATAAGTATTACAACACGGTATTACGCTCTGTACAGGCCAATTTAGGCGTTTATAAGCCTAAGCGCATTGGTCATATGACACTCATACATAAATTTCAAGCTCAATTTCCATATGAAGACACACTTTCCCCTATTATTTTATCAATACTCGATGAAATAAAAATGAAAGATCTGGCTTTGGATTATAATGGTGCAGGATTGTTTAAGCCTTTGTGCAAGGAAGCGTATCCAGCTCCCTTTGTCGTAAAAGCAGCCCAACAGAAAAAAATCCCTCTCGTATATGGGTCAGACGCCCACTGTGCGAAGGATTTAGGCCAAGGCTATAGAGAGCTTCATTTAAGATAA
- a CDS encoding cysteine desulfurase family protein: MIYLDNSATTKPYNEVIQSFTKVATTYYGNPSSLHQFGVQAENLLSRSREQVAELLHVSSNEIIFTSGGTEGNNLAIKGVAMQYKSRGQHIITTNIEHDSVHEPFKQLEALGFHVTYVPVDSNGFVSPAAIESAITDETILVSVMHVNNEIGTIQPIEEIGQMLTNYSKVLFHVDHVQGIGKVPLSLANHKIDLCTLSGHKIHGLKGTGILYKRNGVQLHPLLSGGSQEMQHRSGTENVPGIVAFAKALRLTLEHAAQNQQKMQKIKAELMDKLSAHERITINTPNEHSAPHIINFTAQGIKGEVFVHALEEKGVFVSTTSACSSKRKKPSKTLLAIGKNYEEADQSIRLSLSGLNDYNEVTPIINAIFTVIEDLKKVMR, encoded by the coding sequence TTGATTTATTTAGATAATAGCGCTACAACAAAACCCTATAATGAAGTCATACAATCTTTTACCAAAGTAGCTACAACTTATTATGGCAATCCATCGTCCCTCCATCAATTTGGCGTACAGGCGGAGAATTTGTTGAGCCGTTCACGTGAGCAAGTAGCAGAATTGCTGCACGTATCGTCAAATGAAATTATCTTTACATCAGGAGGAACGGAAGGGAATAATTTAGCTATTAAAGGCGTAGCGATGCAATATAAAAGCCGAGGTCAGCATATTATTACGACAAATATTGAACATGATTCTGTTCATGAACCATTTAAGCAGTTAGAAGCACTAGGGTTTCATGTGACGTATGTTCCGGTAGATTCAAATGGATTTGTGTCACCTGCGGCTATTGAATCAGCTATTACGGATGAAACCATTTTAGTATCCGTTATGCATGTAAATAATGAAATTGGCACCATTCAGCCAATTGAAGAAATTGGACAGATGCTTACGAACTATTCGAAGGTGCTTTTTCATGTCGATCATGTGCAGGGGATTGGAAAAGTTCCGCTTTCTTTAGCAAATCATAAAATTGATTTATGCACATTATCAGGACACAAAATTCACGGCTTAAAAGGAACGGGGATTTTATATAAACGAAATGGAGTTCAGCTTCATCCGTTGCTTAGCGGAGGCTCTCAGGAAATGCAGCATCGATCAGGCACGGAAAATGTTCCGGGAATCGTAGCATTTGCTAAAGCACTTCGTTTAACACTTGAACATGCAGCTCAGAATCAGCAAAAAATGCAGAAAATAAAAGCAGAACTGATGGACAAACTTTCTGCTCACGAAAGAATCACGATTAATACGCCGAATGAGCATTCAGCTCCCCATATTATAAATTTTACAGCGCAAGGTATTAAAGGTGAGGTTTTTGTTCACGCTCTTGAAGAAAAAGGAGTGTTTGTATCAACTACATCTGCCTGCTCATCAAAACGAAAAAAGCCAAGTAAAACGCTTTTAGCTATCGGTAAAAATTACGAAGAAGCCGATCAGTCCATTCGTTTGAGCTTGTCAGGATTAAATGACTATAATGAAGTAACGCCCATTATAAATGCTATTTTCACAGTAATTGAAGATCTAAAGAAAGTAATGAGGTAA
- the refZ gene encoding forespore capture DNA-binding protein RefZ: MAVQSKTKEKIIDAAVSLFNVKGFDGTSVREIAGKAKVNVANISYYFHSKEGLLESLVISYFEGYIGVLEQAFQEMKKLSSTESMIVMIRAILHYQHENRHIARLVYREISLDTILIREVMTTYLTKEKYYLKTILERGMKEKEFRKLHVSFTIIELKGMLSMPYLHPQYLSEVLHILPHEPYFVQQYAIELERWVHTTVCLPYERTNKLRVQLS, translated from the coding sequence ATGGCTGTACAGTCAAAAACGAAAGAGAAAATTATTGATGCGGCTGTTTCTCTTTTTAACGTAAAAGGTTTTGATGGTACGTCGGTGCGGGAGATTGCAGGAAAAGCGAAAGTGAACGTAGCGAATATTTCATATTATTTTCATAGCAAAGAAGGATTGCTTGAAAGTTTAGTGATTTCTTATTTTGAAGGTTATATTGGGGTGTTGGAGCAAGCATTTCAAGAAATGAAAAAGCTGTCTTCAACAGAAAGTATGATCGTAATGATTCGAGCTATCTTACATTACCAGCACGAAAATAGGCATATTGCCCGGCTCGTATATAGAGAAATCTCTCTTGACACGATTTTAATTCGAGAAGTTATGACTACGTATTTAACCAAGGAAAAATACTACTTAAAAACAATCCTTGAAAGAGGGATGAAAGAAAAGGAGTTTCGAAAGCTGCACGTTTCCTTTACAATCATTGAGCTTAAGGGCATGCTGTCTATGCCTTATCTTCATCCTCAGTACCTAAGTGAAGTTCTTCATATATTGCCTCACGAACCGTATTTTGTTCAGCAATATGCGATTGAGCTTGAGCGATGGGTGCACACAACGGTATGTTTGCCATATGAACGGACAAACAAACTTCGCGTTCAATTATCTTAA
- the ezrA gene encoding septation ring formation regulator EzrA — protein MEFIIALIILIIGLVVYGMFSRKKIYQEIDRLETIKVELANTPVAEEISKVKELNMTGQTEELFERWREQWDEIISTNLPKIDKELFETEEAADKYRFKKAKQLSIHIDQALEQTKIDIENILTELQNLIGSEQDNRYDIEELNQLHRHVKKKLLAHRYSYGNAEKTLEYAINTSKEQFKKYEEETINGNYLQAREIVLQLKTDLTAIDSYLEQIPKVLVECQTTLPVQFNELLDGFREMSEQGYVLDHLQVEETVELLKQETAEIIADIEELYVEEAITKLDDVNERLEQLYDSLEHEVFSYHKMNRESHTVSNFLRMLQERNRELREETLFVQQSYHFKERDLDVYYKMDRELKRLTNLYYNISDKVAEHNLAYSVIQEELEDVSKQLNQLKESQESYSDMLQALRKDELSAKDKIEELKSQLIEARRLIQKSNLPGVPEEYKVQLEKTVHILNEVTAKLKEKPLNIQAVQSLLEDAVGFVQDTFDETEAMLEEARLVERVIQYGNRYRSTHHSIAQSLEEAEEAFRHYEYKEALKQASAAIEQVDPGALDRIQRIVSSQS, from the coding sequence ATGGAATTCATTATAGCACTAATCATACTTATTATCGGATTAGTTGTGTACGGAATGTTTTCACGTAAAAAGATTTATCAAGAAATTGATCGCCTGGAAACGATCAAAGTCGAATTAGCAAATACGCCAGTTGCAGAGGAAATTTCAAAAGTAAAAGAATTGAACATGACAGGTCAAACTGAAGAGCTATTTGAACGTTGGCGTGAGCAGTGGGATGAAATTATATCAACTAATCTCCCGAAAATTGATAAAGAACTGTTTGAAACGGAAGAAGCAGCAGATAAATACCGGTTTAAAAAAGCGAAGCAGTTATCTATACATATTGATCAAGCCTTAGAACAAACCAAGATAGATATTGAAAACATACTTACTGAACTTCAAAATTTAATTGGTAGCGAACAAGATAATCGATATGATATTGAGGAATTAAATCAGCTTCACCGCCACGTGAAGAAAAAATTGCTCGCACATCGGTATTCCTATGGAAATGCTGAAAAAACGTTAGAATACGCAATTAATACATCTAAAGAGCAGTTTAAAAAATACGAGGAAGAGACGATTAACGGAAACTATCTTCAAGCACGTGAGATTGTTCTTCAATTAAAAACTGATTTAACAGCTATTGATTCGTATTTAGAACAAATTCCAAAAGTGTTAGTTGAGTGTCAGACCACTCTTCCTGTTCAGTTCAATGAACTGCTTGACGGGTTCCGCGAAATGAGTGAGCAGGGATATGTGTTAGATCATCTGCAAGTAGAAGAAACGGTAGAGCTTTTAAAACAAGAAACTGCTGAAATTATTGCAGATATTGAAGAATTATATGTGGAAGAAGCGATTACAAAACTAGATGATGTGAACGAACGCTTAGAGCAGTTATATGACTCACTTGAGCATGAGGTTTTCTCCTATCATAAAATGAACCGTGAATCTCATACGGTATCTAACTTCCTTCGTATGCTTCAAGAACGAAACCGTGAACTTCGTGAAGAAACGCTATTTGTACAGCAAAGCTATCATTTTAAAGAGCGCGATTTAGACGTATATTATAAAATGGACCGCGAACTAAAACGATTGACTAACTTGTACTATAATATTTCGGACAAGGTGGCGGAGCACAATTTAGCCTACAGTGTGATCCAAGAAGAACTCGAAGACGTTTCCAAACAGCTTAACCAATTAAAAGAATCTCAGGAATCCTATAGCGATATGCTACAAGCTCTTCGCAAAGATGAGCTCTCGGCTAAGGACAAAATAGAAGAACTGAAATCTCAGTTGATTGAAGCAAGACGCCTTATTCAAAAAAGCAACCTTCCCGGTGTTCCTGAAGAATACAAAGTGCAGCTTGAAAAAACGGTTCATATCTTAAATGAAGTAACCGCTAAGCTGAAAGAAAAACCGCTTAATATTCAAGCTGTTCAATCTTTACTTGAAGATGCTGTTGGTTTTGTCCAGGATACATTTGATGAAACAGAGGCAATGTTAGAAGAGGCGCGACTCGTTGAAAGAGTGATTCAATACGGTAACCGTTATAGAAGTACTCATCACTCGATTGCACAGTCTTTAGAAGAAGCAGAAGAAGCGTTTCGTCATTACGAATACAAAGAAGCATTAAAACAGGCATCTGCAGCTATTGAGCAAGTAGATCCTGGTGCGCTGGATCGTATACAGCGTATTGTATCTTCACAGAGTTAA
- a CDS encoding GAF domain-containing protein, with protein sequence MFNVENYSGSKQKDYELVIKQLRALLEGESNTIANLANASALLNQFLNEVNWVGFYLMEDGELVLGPFQGLPACVRIPLGKGVCGTAAQNQKTERIEDVHAFPGHIACDAASQSEIVVPIVKDGQLLGVLDIDSPIKNRFDEIDQQYLEEFVKELTSFL encoded by the coding sequence TTGTTTAATGTCGAAAACTACAGCGGCTCAAAACAAAAAGATTATGAGTTAGTAATTAAGCAATTACGCGCCTTATTAGAAGGAGAAAGCAATACGATTGCTAATCTAGCAAATGCTTCAGCTCTGCTAAATCAATTTTTAAATGAAGTAAACTGGGTAGGTTTTTATTTAATGGAAGACGGGGAGTTAGTGCTTGGACCTTTCCAGGGACTGCCGGCTTGCGTTCGTATTCCACTTGGAAAAGGCGTATGCGGTACAGCAGCTCAAAATCAAAAAACAGAGCGAATTGAAGATGTTCACGCCTTCCCTGGCCACATTGCATGTGATGCCGCTTCTCAATCTGAAATCGTTGTACCAATTGTAAAAGACGGTCAGCTTTTAGGTGTTCTTGATATTGACAGTCCAATCAAAAATCGCTTTGATGAAATCGATCAACAGTATCTTGAAGAATTCGTCAAAGAACTCACTTCTTTTCTTTAA